The following proteins are co-located in the Phocoena phocoena chromosome 1, mPhoPho1.1, whole genome shotgun sequence genome:
- the PLA2G2D gene encoding group IID secretory phospholipase A2, with protein MEGDFQQLPPPLCAGIMRLASLCMLVVFAGVIPAQGGILDLNKMIRQETGKRPIFYFLYGCHCGFGGKGQPKDATDWCCHIHDCCYHHLQYHKCNIYLDRYSYKFSQGNIQCSDKGSWCEQQLCTCDKELALCLQRNLDTYKNHLRYYWRPSCKGQTPTC; from the exons ATGGAAGGGGACTTCCAGCAGCTGCCTCCACCGCTCTGTGCTGGGATCATGCGACTTGCCTCGCTGTGCATGCTGGTGGTGTTTGCTG GTGTGATTCCAGCCCAGGGCGGGATACTGGACCTGAACAAGATGATCAGACAAGAGACGGGGAAGAGACCCATCTTCTATTTTCTCTATGGCTGTCACTGCGGATTTGGTGGCAAAGGCCAACCCAAAGATGCCACAGACTG GTGCTGCCACATCCATGACTGCTGCTACCATCACCTGCAGTACCACAAATGCAATATTTACTTGGATCGCTACAGCTACAAGTTTTCCCAGGGGAACATCCAGTGCT CTGACAAGGGGAGCTGGTGTGAGCAGCAGCTGTGCACCTGTGACAAGGAGCTGGCGCTCTGCCTGCAGCGGAACCTGGACACCTACAAGAACCACCTGCGTTACTACTGGCGACCCAGCTGCAAGGGCCAGACCCCCACGTGCTAG